The DNA segment CCGAGGTCGCTACGCTGCTGCGCGGCAAGCACAAGCCCACCTACGCCCCCCACGTGGACACCGGTGACTTCGTCATCATCGTCAACGCCGAGAAGGTGGCGCTCACCGGTAACAAGCGCGAGCAGAAGTTCGCGTACCGGCACAGCGGTTACCCGGGTGGCCTGCGTAAGCGCTCCTTTGGCGAACTGCTCGACACCAGGCCTGAGCGCCTGGTCGAGAAGGTCGTCAAGGGCATGCTTCCCAAGAACAAGCTCGGCCGCGCCCAGGCGAAGAAGCTCAAGGTCTACGCCGGCCCCGAGCACCCGCACGCCGCGCAGAAGCCACAGCAGCGCGAGATCACCAAGATCGCTCAGGTGACCCAGTGAGTGAGGAACAGTCTGTGACCAGCACCGAGACCGAGGCCGCAACCGACGCGGTCGTGACCAGCGAGACGCCGACGGCGCCGAAGCCGTCTCGTGCTGCGGGTGGCACCGCGCAGACGGTCGGCCGCCGCAAGGAAGCCGTCGTCCGAGTGCGCCTCGTGCCCGGCTCCGGCCAGTTCAAGCTCAACGGCAAGGCTCTTGAGCAGTACTTCCCGAACAAGGTTCACCAGCAGCTCATCCGTGAGCCGCTGGTCACCGTCGAGAAGCCGGAGTCGTTCGACGTCTTCGCGAACCTGAATGGCGGCGGCATCTCGGGCCAGGCCGGTGCGCTGCGGCTCGCGATCGCGCGTGCGCTCTCCGAGATCGACAACGAGGACCGGCCCGCGCTGAAGAAGGCAGGCTTCCTCACCCGTGACGCGCGTTCGACCGAGCGCAAGAAGTACGGCCTCAAGAAGGCCCGTAAGGCTCCGCAGTACAGCAAGCGCTGACGCGCAGCTCGCAACGCACAGAAGCGCCCTTCCGATATTACGGATGGGCGCTTCTGTGCTCTCCGGCCCCGGAACCCCCGAACCGCGTTTAGCCGGCTAAACGCGCCGCGTGCGTACCGGGCTGGGGCGTCATCGTCGTGGCCGCTAGGTTGTTCGGGTCGCTCACGCACAAGCAGCGGTGGGACGTACACGGTGCCGCACCGGTCCAACCCACCCGAACACGGAGGTCGAGGATATGGCCCGCCTTTTCGGCACCGATGGAGTGCGCGGCCTCGCCAACGCCGAACTCACCCCGGAGTTGGCGATGTCCGTGGCGGCCAGTGCCGCCAGAGTGCTCGCGGCACACGACCGCTCGCACCGGCCGGTGGCCATCGTCGGCCGCGACCCGAGGGCCAGCGGCGAGATGCTCGAAGCCGCCGTTGTCGCCGGACTCGCCTCCGCAGGTGCTGATGTGCTGCGAGTGGGTGTGTTGCCGACACCGGGCGTCGCTCACCTCGTCGGTGACCTTTCGGCCGATCTCGGCGTCATGATCTCCGCCTCACACAACCCCATGCCGGACAACGGGATCAAATTGTTCGGAGAGGGTGGTCACAAACTGCCCGACGGGATCGAGGACGAGATCGAGGCCGGTCTCGGTTCCGAGGCGCTCAGGCCGACGGGCGCGCAGATCGGCCGCGTATCCGACGTCGACGACGCGCTCGACCGCTACATCGCGCACCTCATGACCGCGACGCCGCACCCACTCGCGGGGCTCAGGGTCGTCGTCGACTGCGCGAACGGTGCCGCTTCCGTCGCCGCGCCCGAGGCATATCGCAAGGCGGGTGCCGACGTGATCGCCCTGCACGCGGAACCGGACGGCGTGAACATCAATGACGGCTGTGGCTCGACGCACCCCGAGCTGCTGAGTGCCGCCGTGGTCGAGCACGGTGCCGACCTCGGCATCGCGCACGACGGCGACGCCGACCGGTGTCTCGCCATTGACTCGTCGGGGAACCTCGTCGACGGTGACCAGATCATGGCCGTGCTGGCGGTCGCCATGGCCGACACCGGTGAACTCGTGGAGCGCACCCTCGTCGCGACCGTGATGAGCAACCTCGGCCTGCACCTCGCCATCAAGGAACACGGCATGACGTTGCGGACCACCGCCGTTGGTGACCGCTACGTGCTTGAGGAATTGCGCTCCGGTGGTTTCTCGCTCGGCGGCGAACAGTCGGGACACGTCGTTTTTCCCGCGCACGCCACCACCGGCGACGGACTGCTCACCGCGCTGCGATTGATGAGCAGGGTCGCCGAGACCGGACGGTCACTGGCCGAACTCGCGGGTGTCATGCGCAGGCTGCCCCAGGTGCTCATCAACGTGCGGGTCGCCGACAAGAACGCGGTCGCGGCCTCGCCAGCGGTGAAGGAGGCCGTCGACGCGGTGACTGCCGAACTGGGCGCCGAAGGGCGTGTCCTGTTGCGGCCGTCGGGAACAGAGCAACTGGTGCGCGTCATGGTCGAGGCGACGGCTGAGGACATCGCCCAGGCCGCGGCGGACCGGCTCGCCGGCGTGGTCGCCACTGTCTCCTGACCGCCGGAATCCCTTGCGCTGTTTGGAAACGCAAATCCTTCATCTCGGTGCGTGCTGACCTGCGCGTCGGTACATTTTGTGCGTTGGCGACGGCACCGGGTCGTTTCTCCGCGCGTCGTAACGGCGTTCGCACACGAAGAGCTTGAGGGGGAGCTGGAGTGACCACGGTACCCAGGGGCAACGGCGACGATTCGTCCAGTTCGGGTGTCAGCGCGCCGGACGGCTACACGGCCGACACCGGAAGCATGGTGAGCCAGGCGCAAGCCATCAGCGACGCGGTGGAAGAGGCGCAGCCGGAGGCCGAGAACCTTGGAGCGACCGAGGTCGCCGGGGCGGACTTCGGAATCGCCCACGCCGAGCGGGCCGCCGGCTACACGGCCGCGGTGCGGACTCTCGGCGAAGGCGCGATGGCCATGTGCGGCTCGTTGCTGGCTCTCGCGGGCTCGATCGGCGGCGCCGGTGAGCAGTACGCGTCCGCCGAAGCCGAACAGCAGTCCTCGGTGAACCAGTCGGGGAGCGGGCTGTGAGCAAGACCTGGGAAGAGACACAGGCGCTGCTGGACGACCCCTACGTTTCCGCGCAGACGAAAGAAGCATTGCTCGTCGCGTACCTGCGTGCTGGCGGTTTCAACCCCGCGGCCACGGCGTACGTCGACCAGTACAACCTCGATGGGAACTACTACGGCTACGGGCTCGCCGACGTCGATACGGTCTACGAACAGGCCGAGAGCGAGTCGGAGACGGAGGGCTACCGGGACCGGCAGGTCACGGGGCGCATCAGTGACAACCAGTCGGAACTCGACAACGCCGTGGCCCCAGGTTCCGGCAGCGGCGCCATTACGACGTCGGACGAATTGTTCGACCTCGCCGAACCGGCGCTCGAAGTGTTCGAGACCTTCATTCCCATCGACGACGAGGCACCCAGCGAGTCCAGGCACATCGACAGTCCGCTGACCTACGACGCCATCAAGAGGGCGTTCGACGAGCAGCGAGGTATCGACTTCCGGAAGTTCCTGGACGAGGCACAGCGGCTCAGGGACACGCACGACACGCTCAAGGATCTGCACAACATCACCGAATCGAACCTCAACACCCTGTACCAGGACTGGACCGGGGACGGGGCGAACGCCTCCTATCAGAAGTACAGCGAGGACATCGCTCCCAACATCGGCGATCTGCTCGAAGCACTGGAGGGTTCGGCCGACGTTATCGAGGCCGCGGTCCAAGCGGTGTACGAAGCCTGTAAGGCCAAGGCCGGCGAGGTCATCGCCATGTATCAGTCCACTGTGGGCGCCGCGATTCCGGGAACCGCGAGCAAGGTGATGACGTTGGCGCGAGGGGATTTCGACTCTCAGGACGCGGTTCTCGAAGTGGCCGCGTGGGTCGACGCGGAGACCGGCAGCAATCTCGAATCGACGCTGAGAGCCGATGACTTTGCCCTCAACGATGAGAACAAAGCGCTGGCCATCACCCAATGCAAGACCTGGATCCAGAATTCGTGGAACCCGGACCTGTACGACAACCTCTACGAGCGGTTCACCGGCGTCTGTAAGGACACGAAGGAAGCCGTCGATCGGGCGTGGGGTGACCTCAACGAATTCCTCAAGGATTACGAGAACAAATTCCCTGAGGACAGCGGTGATTACCCGCTACCGCCGCCGGAAACGCCGCAACCCGAGGACGGCGGGACCGGGCCGAGCGGTGACGCAAATGGTATCAACGGGGGCAGCCCAGGTGGTGGATCCTCACCACCCGCTGCTGAGCCAGGGGAAGGGGCGGCAGAACCGGGTTCGAATCCGGTGACCGGTGACGATCTCGACATCGATCCCGAGGCGGGCAAGCCCTGCCCGATCGACGAGGCCATCAAGGACTCCGGGCACGACCGGGGCACGTTGACCGTCGAGAAGGATGACAACACCTTCGAAATGACCGAGCCCGACGAAGACGGCAAGATGGAGGTCTTCATCGACGACGGGACGGGCGAACCGAAGGTGTACCAACTCGATTTCGGTGCCGGCGAAGACAGCGCGAGTGATCAGTTCGGGCCGGAAGGCTCCGGTGAGGAAGGCGAAGAACAGGTGTACCGCCCTGGCCCCGACCGCAAGATCCACATCGAGGACGGTGATCTCACGATCGCCGCGGAGCAGCCGGATGGACCGGAGGGGCCGACAAGGGTCACCTTCGATGACGGCACGCCGTCGCCGACGACGTACACGCTCGGAGAGAACAGGAACGAGTCAGGGCAAACGCAGGACCCCATCGCTCCGCGGGAATCCATCCGCACGATGCCGGGAGCTCCGGTTTCCGTTGCGGTGCAAGGAGAAAACGGCGACGGCGAGCCCGTCACCCCTTCGGTGGTGGACGGTGGTGGGTTCCCCGGCGCGAACGTTGGCGGTGGGCACCACGGAGCCCTTGCCGACATGAGTGAGCAGGGCGATGTGGACACCGGTGGCGACATTGTCGACGAGGGCGAGGTGCGGGATCCAGCGCAGGCGACGACGCTCTCTGCGGGGTCCGCGCAGGCGGGTATCGCCACCGCACCGGGTGGCATGGGTGATGCGCCTCCCGCGGCCCAAGGCGGTACCGGCGGCGGGGCCGGTGGCATGGGCATGATGGGTGGTTACGGCAACCAATCGGGAGACCAGGACCGCACCACCAACCCGTATCGCATCGACGGTGGCATCTTCGGCAATACGGTTGGCGGCAACCGCATCAGCGGATCGTTGCACGACGAGGACGAACGCTCGATCTGGTATGACCGGTGACCGCACGAGGACAGGAGAGCTGATGGCGCGGGGAAAAGCCGAGGCGGCCGTCTCCCGGATCAAGGCCATCGGCAGGGAGATGGCCGAACGCAGGGCGTTGAGAGAACGCAACGCGGCGAGCGTGAGGAAACGGTCCAGGGAAAGCCTTCTGGCACAGGGGAAGGTCGCCGCGAAGGCGGCCGAACACCTCGGGGAACTCGGGCGCAGGCGGAAGCAAGCAGGCGGCTGGAACACCGAGAAGTCCTTGTCGGGCAAGATCGACGTCATGGGATTCGGCGCTGAGGACGAACAACGCGAAGCCACCTTTTCCCACTATGGAACGGGAAGCGCCAGCCCGCCTCCGGCGCCGTCGCTCGAATTGCCCGAGGCGCGGCGGGAACCGCCTCAGCCGAGAAGGGCGCGACACGCCCGTCAGGAGGATCAGTTCGACGATGACGATTTCTCCAACAGCTCCTGGCTGAAATAAACGCCGTCGTCATGTAGCGGGCCGACGAGATCAAACGGCTCGTGTGCAGGGTGCTTGAGGTCGACCGGCGGTCGAGGCCGAGCTGCGGATGGGTGCGGAGCAACGCGCTCGCCTTCGGTGGCAACAACGCGGTCGTCTTGCTGCGCAAGCGGCCGTGACCACGGCGGGGAAGCCGGTGATCACGGCCTGGTCGGCGATTTCCGTCCTCGGTATCGGGAAGACGCCCTTTGCCGGTCGCGGGCGGGCGGATGTCCGGGATCGGGGTGTTGCCTGCGCCGCGCGGCTGCTGGCCTCGGGGAGGGCGAGTGGCGTCGTGTGCGGGTCGGTCGAGGAATACAGCGCCTAACCTGCCTGGCTCGAA comes from the Prauserella marina genome and includes:
- the rplM gene encoding 50S ribosomal protein L13, which produces MPTYSPKPGDITRAWHVIDAEDVVLGRLATEVATLLRGKHKPTYAPHVDTGDFVIIVNAEKVALTGNKREQKFAYRHSGYPGGLRKRSFGELLDTRPERLVEKVVKGMLPKNKLGRAQAKKLKVYAGPEHPHAAQKPQQREITKIAQVTQ
- the rpsI gene encoding 30S ribosomal protein S9; the encoded protein is MTSTETEAATDAVVTSETPTAPKPSRAAGGTAQTVGRRKEAVVRVRLVPGSGQFKLNGKALEQYFPNKVHQQLIREPLVTVEKPESFDVFANLNGGGISGQAGALRLAIARALSEIDNEDRPALKKAGFLTRDARSTERKKYGLKKARKAPQYSKR
- the glmM gene encoding phosphoglucosamine mutase, with product MARLFGTDGVRGLANAELTPELAMSVAASAARVLAAHDRSHRPVAIVGRDPRASGEMLEAAVVAGLASAGADVLRVGVLPTPGVAHLVGDLSADLGVMISASHNPMPDNGIKLFGEGGHKLPDGIEDEIEAGLGSEALRPTGAQIGRVSDVDDALDRYIAHLMTATPHPLAGLRVVVDCANGAASVAAPEAYRKAGADVIALHAEPDGVNINDGCGSTHPELLSAAVVEHGADLGIAHDGDADRCLAIDSSGNLVDGDQIMAVLAVAMADTGELVERTLVATVMSNLGLHLAIKEHGMTLRTTAVGDRYVLEELRSGGFSLGGEQSGHVVFPAHATTGDGLLTALRLMSRVAETGRSLAELAGVMRRLPQVLINVRVADKNAVAASPAVKEAVDAVTAELGAEGRVLLRPSGTEQLVRVMVEATAEDIAQAAADRLAGVVATVS
- a CDS encoding WXG100 family type VII secretion target: MSKTWEETQALLDDPYVSAQTKEALLVAYLRAGGFNPAATAYVDQYNLDGNYYGYGLADVDTVYEQAESESETEGYRDRQVTGRISDNQSELDNAVAPGSGSGAITTSDELFDLAEPALEVFETFIPIDDEAPSESRHIDSPLTYDAIKRAFDEQRGIDFRKFLDEAQRLRDTHDTLKDLHNITESNLNTLYQDWTGDGANASYQKYSEDIAPNIGDLLEALEGSADVIEAAVQAVYEACKAKAGEVIAMYQSTVGAAIPGTASKVMTLARGDFDSQDAVLEVAAWVDAETGSNLESTLRADDFALNDENKALAITQCKTWIQNSWNPDLYDNLYERFTGVCKDTKEAVDRAWGDLNEFLKDYENKFPEDSGDYPLPPPETPQPEDGGTGPSGDANGINGGSPGGGSSPPAAEPGEGAAEPGSNPVTGDDLDIDPEAGKPCPIDEAIKDSGHDRGTLTVEKDDNTFEMTEPDEDGKMEVFIDDGTGEPKVYQLDFGAGEDSASDQFGPEGSGEEGEEQVYRPGPDRKIHIEDGDLTIAAEQPDGPEGPTRVTFDDGTPSPTTYTLGENRNESGQTQDPIAPRESIRTMPGAPVSVAVQGENGDGEPVTPSVVDGGGFPGANVGGGHHGALADMSEQGDVDTGGDIVDEGEVRDPAQATTLSAGSAQAGIATAPGGMGDAPPAAQGGTGGGAGGMGMMGGYGNQSGDQDRTTNPYRIDGGIFGNTVGGNRISGSLHDEDERSIWYDR